One window of the Pseudomonas sp. S04 genome contains the following:
- the creC gene encoding two-component system sensor histidine kinase CreC produces MPLAIRIFLVYVLFVGLTGYFVLNTVMEEIRPGVRQSTEETLVDTANLMAEILRDDFKAGTLNQNRWPQLLKAYGERQPGASIWGLAKNQVNHRIYVTDAKGVVVLDSSALAVGQDYSRWNDVYLTLRGEYGARSTRSDPDDASSSVMHVGAPIRDNGQIIGVVTVAKPNSSLQPYVDRTERRLLGYGAGLIGLGLLFGAALSWWLSVALRRLTAYAQAVSEGRRAELPHYRGGELAQLAMAVEHMRTQLEGKAYVERYVHTLTHELKSPLAAIRGAAELLQEQMPDTQRQRFVSNIDTESARMQQLIERLLNLAQVEQRQTLEERVQVPLAALVDELLDTQQARIERKQLRIEKHLAADLALTGEAFLLRQALANLLENALDFTPSYGVLRFSAQRLGEQIEFSLFNQADPIPDYALGRLSERFYSLPRPDSGRKSTGLGLNFVEEVVKLHGGLLTIGNVEGGVEVKLRLP; encoded by the coding sequence ATGCCATTGGCGATCCGGATTTTCCTGGTCTATGTGCTGTTCGTCGGCCTGACCGGATATTTTGTGCTCAACACAGTGATGGAAGAAATCCGTCCCGGCGTGCGTCAGTCCACCGAAGAAACCCTGGTAGACACCGCCAATCTGATGGCCGAGATCCTGCGCGACGACTTCAAGGCCGGGACCCTCAATCAGAACCGCTGGCCGCAGTTGCTCAAGGCTTATGGTGAGCGGCAGCCGGGCGCGAGTATCTGGGGCCTGGCGAAAAATCAGGTCAACCATCGCATCTACGTTACCGACGCCAAGGGCGTGGTGGTACTGGACTCCAGCGCTCTTGCAGTAGGCCAGGATTATTCGCGCTGGAACGATGTGTACCTGACCCTGCGCGGTGAGTACGGCGCGCGTTCGACCCGCAGTGATCCTGACGACGCCAGTTCTTCGGTGATGCACGTCGGCGCGCCGATTCGCGACAACGGGCAGATCATCGGCGTGGTCACCGTGGCCAAACCCAACAGCTCATTGCAGCCCTACGTCGACCGCACCGAACGCCGTTTGCTCGGCTACGGCGCGGGCTTGATTGGCCTAGGCCTGCTGTTCGGAGCGGCATTGTCGTGGTGGTTGAGCGTGGCGCTGCGGCGCTTGACCGCGTATGCCCAGGCGGTCAGCGAAGGGCGCCGGGCCGAGCTGCCGCACTACCGTGGCGGTGAGCTTGCGCAACTGGCCATGGCGGTCGAACACATGCGTACGCAACTGGAAGGCAAGGCGTATGTGGAGCGCTATGTGCACACCCTGACCCACGAACTGAAGAGCCCGCTGGCGGCGATTCGCGGTGCGGCCGAATTGTTACAGGAGCAGATGCCAGACACCCAACGCCAGCGTTTCGTCAGCAACATCGACACTGAAAGCGCGCGTATGCAGCAGTTGATCGAGCGACTGTTGAACCTGGCCCAGGTCGAGCAACGGCAAACCCTCGAGGAGCGAGTACAGGTACCGTTGGCGGCCTTGGTCGATGAGTTGCTCGATACCCAACAGGCGCGCATTGAACGCAAACAGCTGCGCATCGAAAAACACCTTGCTGCTGACCTGGCGCTGACAGGCGAAGCCTTTCTGTTGCGCCAGGCGCTGGCCAACCTGCTGGAGAACGCCCTGGATTTCACCCCGTCCTACGGTGTCCTGCGGTTTAGCGCACAACGACTGGGCGAGCAGATCGAGTTCAGTCTGTTCAATCAGGCCGACCCGATTCCCGACTACGCCCTGGGACGCCTGAGCGAGCGTTTCTACTCGCTGCCACGGCCCGACAGTGGACGTAAAAGCACCGGGCTGGGGCTGAATTTTGTTGAAGAGGTGGTGAAGTTGCACGGTGGTCTGCTGACGATCGGGAATGTCGAGGGCGGCGTTGAGGTGAAGCTGCGTCTACCGTAG
- the creB gene encoding two-component system response regulator CreB: MPHILIVEDEAAIADTLVFALQGEGFTATWVSLGAAALEHQRATPADLIILDIGLPDISGFETCKQLRRFSEVPVMFLSARDGEIDRVVGLEIGADDYVVKPFSPREVAARVRAILKRMAPRPGIESTSALFLVDSERVLITYRGQPLSLTRHEYRLLQCLLEQPERVFSREQLLDALGIASDAGYERSIDSHIKSVRAKLRLVAANAEPIQTHRGLGYSYSPGTS; encoded by the coding sequence ATGCCTCATATCCTGATTGTCGAAGACGAAGCGGCGATTGCCGATACCCTGGTGTTTGCCTTGCAAGGCGAGGGTTTCACCGCCACCTGGGTGAGCCTGGGGGCGGCCGCCCTTGAGCATCAGCGGGCGACTCCCGCCGACCTGATCATTCTCGACATCGGCCTGCCGGACATCAGCGGATTTGAAACCTGCAAGCAGTTGCGCCGGTTCAGCGAAGTGCCGGTGATGTTCCTCAGCGCCCGTGATGGTGAGATCGACCGGGTGGTGGGCCTGGAGATTGGCGCTGATGATTATGTGGTCAAGCCATTCAGCCCACGGGAAGTGGCGGCGCGGGTGCGGGCAATTCTCAAACGCATGGCACCGCGTCCGGGGATCGAGTCCACCAGTGCGTTGTTCCTGGTGGACAGCGAGCGCGTGCTGATCACCTATCGCGGCCAGCCGCTGAGTCTGACTCGGCATGAGTACCGCTTGTTGCAGTGTCTGCTGGAACAACCCGAGCGGGTCTTCAGTCGCGAACAACTGCTCGATGCCCTGGGCATTGCCAGCGACGCTGGGTACGAGCGCAGCATCGACAGCCACATCAAGAGCGTGCGCGCCAAGTTGCGCCTGGTGGCGGCCAATGCCGAGCCGATCCAGACCCACCGTGGCCTCGGTTACAGCTACAGCCCAGGGACCAGTTGA
- a CDS encoding RHS repeat-associated core domain-containing protein, with the protein MSVSRRTTVLTRYSYDPLDRQTDCILRTLPAIQRFYCKSRLATEIQGSLQTSVFQHDDQLLAQQRQQDGSVDTTLLATDQQRSVLGTRGLTGSHPLAYSPYGHRPAENGLLSLLGFNGERPDPLTGHYHLGNGYRQFNPVLMRFNSPDSWSPFGRGGLNSYAYSGGDPRNWLDSTGHARTAVSLEIARFQKSKLALSRTSNTASKFSAAASPATQRGLSSNANRISKPKPLSNSAVYQRNRRAVIKELSDTIKANELKTSNPNKYNVSDDITNITTSTTGYNIAKNDYEFTKLPDPDKKYTWIDQHKHELLDVAHFDITRSHYRNLTRYTKTQPSRYRDYTATYYIEILRAIYIKKHTGIDLMKVRQDI; encoded by the coding sequence ATGTCTGTTTCCCGCCGCACCACCGTACTGACTCGGTACAGCTATGACCCGCTGGATCGTCAGACCGACTGCATTCTCCGCACACTGCCCGCCATCCAGCGCTTCTACTGTAAAAGTCGCTTGGCGACCGAGATCCAGGGCTCGCTACAGACCAGCGTTTTCCAGCATGACGATCAGTTGTTGGCACAGCAACGCCAGCAGGACGGTAGCGTCGACACCACGTTGTTGGCGACAGATCAGCAACGATCGGTGTTGGGTACACGCGGGTTAACCGGCTCTCATCCGCTCGCCTACAGCCCCTACGGTCATCGCCCAGCGGAAAACGGATTGCTCAGCCTCCTCGGATTCAACGGCGAACGCCCGGACCCGCTGACCGGGCATTATCATTTGGGCAATGGCTATCGGCAGTTCAATCCAGTGTTGATGCGGTTTAACAGTCCGGACAGTTGGAGTCCGTTTGGCAGGGGTGGATTGAACTCTTATGCTTATAGTGGTGGCGATCCTAGAAACTGGCTAGATTCGACCGGACATGCACGTACAGCCGTATCGCTAGAAATTGCCAGGTTCCAAAAATCCAAACTAGCACTGAGTCGGACATCAAATACGGCCTCAAAATTTTCTGCAGCCGCCAGTCCAGCGACGCAGAGAGGTTTATCATCTAACGCCAATAGAATTTCAAAGCCAAAACCGCTAAGCAACAGTGCTGTCTATCAACGGAACCGCAGAGCCGTAATCAAGGAACTTTCAGACACAATTAAAGCAAATGAACTAAAAACATCAAACCCCAACAAATACAATGTCAGCGACGACATTACCAACATAACCACAAGCACAACTGGATATAACATAGCGAAAAACGACTATGAGTTTACCAAGCTTCCTGACCCCGACAAAAAATATACATGGATAGACCAACATAAACATGAACTGTTAGATGTCGCACACTTCGACATAACAAGGTCTCACTACAGAAATCTTACTCGATATACAAAAACCCAACCCTCACGCTATAGAGATTACACAGCAACTTATTACATAGAAATACTAAGAGCAATATACATAAAGAAACATACCGGCATTGACCTAATGAAAGTCCGACAAGACATTTGA
- the rloA2 gene encoding retropepsin-like aspartic peptidase RloA2 produces MKSILALLSLLALPVMAAEPTLYGRYEYIQLPEIGGEVLKAKMDTGALTASLSAKDIETFTRDGEEWVRFRLATKDASNKVYEHKVARISKIKARAEEDEDDQEVVAPTKRPVVDLELCLGNVKRTVEVNLTDRSSFNYPLLIGAKALREFGAAVNPARRFMADKPEC; encoded by the coding sequence GTGAAATCTATCCTCGCACTGTTATCCCTCCTGGCTCTGCCGGTCATGGCCGCCGAGCCGACCCTGTATGGCCGTTACGAATACATCCAGCTACCGGAAATCGGCGGTGAAGTGCTCAAGGCCAAGATGGACACCGGCGCGCTGACGGCCTCGCTGTCGGCCAAGGACATCGAGACCTTCACCCGCGATGGCGAGGAGTGGGTACGTTTCCGCCTGGCGACCAAAGATGCCAGCAACAAGGTCTACGAACACAAGGTCGCGCGGATCAGCAAAATCAAGGCCCGCGCCGAAGAAGACGAGGACGACCAGGAAGTGGTCGCGCCGACCAAGCGTCCGGTGGTCGATCTGGAACTGTGCCTGGGCAACGTAAAGCGCACCGTCGAGGTCAACCTCACCGACCGCAGTAGTTTCAACTACCCGCTGCTGATCGGTGCCAAGGCGCTGCGTGAGTTTGGCGCGGCGGTGAATCCGGCTCGGCGGTTTATGGCGGATAAGCCGGAGTGTTGA
- a CDS encoding acyltransferase: protein MRRLLTGCFVTLLLLLNTLILIGPLLVFALLKLLLPGRYRDAASAAVMWIAETWAQIDKLIFACCIPTRWDIRGGEGLRVDTSYLVVSNHQSWVDIPALIQTLNRRTPFFKFFLKKELIWVPFLGLAWWALDYPFMKRYSKAFLARHPQLRGQDLAITRAACELFKRQPVTVVNYLEGTRFTQAKRGAQQSPFKHLLKPKAGGVAFVLAAMGEQLDAILDVTVVYPQEKIPGFWDLISGAVQRVIIDIQTRELNPALWQGDYENDPLFRQSVQSWVNQLWIDKDARIDALRAGRE from the coding sequence ATGCGCCGCCTGCTCACCGGCTGTTTCGTTACCCTGCTGCTTCTGCTCAACACCCTGATCCTGATCGGACCGCTGCTGGTGTTTGCCCTGCTCAAACTGCTCCTGCCCGGCCGTTATCGCGATGCCGCAAGCGCGGCGGTGATGTGGATCGCCGAGACCTGGGCACAAATCGACAAGCTGATTTTCGCCTGCTGCATCCCCACCCGCTGGGACATTCGTGGCGGTGAGGGCCTGCGGGTCGACACCTCTTACCTGGTAGTCAGCAACCATCAGTCCTGGGTCGATATCCCGGCGCTGATCCAGACCCTCAACCGACGCACGCCGTTCTTCAAGTTCTTCCTGAAAAAGGAGCTGATCTGGGTGCCGTTCCTGGGCCTGGCCTGGTGGGCACTGGATTACCCGTTCATGAAGCGCTACAGCAAGGCCTTTCTGGCCAGACACCCGCAGCTGCGGGGCCAGGACCTGGCGATTACCCGGGCCGCATGCGAGCTGTTCAAGCGCCAGCCGGTGACCGTGGTCAACTATCTGGAAGGCACGCGCTTCACCCAGGCCAAACGTGGCGCCCAGCAATCCCCTTTCAAGCACCTGCTAAAACCCAAGGCCGGTGGTGTGGCGTTTGTATTGGCCGCCATGGGCGAACAGCTGGATGCCATCCTCGACGTCACCGTGGTCTATCCACAGGAAAAGATTCCGGGGTTCTGGGATTTGATCAGCGGTGCGGTGCAGCGGGTGATCATCGACATCCAGACCCGTGAGCTGAATCCGGCGTTGTGGCAGGGTGATTACGAAAACGATCCGCTGTTTCGCCAAAGCGTCCAGAGCTGGGTCAACCAGCTCTGGATCGACAAGGATGCACGCATCGACGCCTTGCGCGCCGGGCGCGAGTGA
- a CDS encoding DUF2780 domain-containing protein, whose translation MKISRGFALASLMTLVASPVFAGFSLNDVAGAVSGMQGGDKAAAAAPTSQTAGLLSALSALDVKPEQAIGGTSAMLGLAKNKLSASDYSELAKSVPGIDKLSGGSGNLGALAGMLGSSGKAAGLENALGNVKDTNDLNTAFSALGMDSGMVGQFAPILLQYLGQQGVGGTLLKSLGSIWGV comes from the coding sequence ATGAAGATTTCACGCGGTTTTGCTTTGGCTTCGCTCATGACATTGGTCGCCAGCCCGGTCTTCGCCGGTTTCAGCCTGAACGATGTGGCGGGTGCGGTATCGGGCATGCAGGGTGGCGACAAGGCCGCCGCCGCAGCGCCGACCTCGCAGACTGCCGGCCTGTTGAGCGCCCTGAGCGCCCTGGACGTTAAACCAGAACAAGCCATTGGCGGCACCAGCGCGATGTTGGGCCTGGCCAAGAACAAGCTGAGCGCCAGCGACTATTCGGAACTGGCCAAGAGCGTGCCGGGTATCGACAAGCTCTCCGGTGGCAGCGGTAACCTGGGCGCCCTGGCGGGCATGCTGGGTTCGTCCGGCAAGGCCGCGGGCCTGGAAAACGCCCTGGGTAACGTCAAGGACACCAACGACCTGAACACCGCGTTCAGCGCGTTGGGCATGGACAGTGGCATGGTCGGCCAGTTTGCCCCGATCTTGCTGCAGTACCTGGGCCAGCAAGGCGTTGGCGGTACCCTGCTCAAGAGCCTGGGCAGCATCTGGGGCGTATAA
- the fdhA gene encoding formaldehyde dehydrogenase, glutathione-independent, protein MSGNRGVVYLGAGKVEVQKIDYPKMQDPRGRKIEHGVILRVVSTNICGSDQHMVRGRTTAQTGLVLGHEITGEVIEKGSDVENLKIGDLVSVPFNVACGRCRSCKEMHTGVCLSVNPARPGGAYGYVDMGDWTGGQAEYAMVPYADFNLLKLPDRDRAMEKIRDLTCLSDILPTGYHGAVTAGVGPGSTVYVAGAGPVGLAAAASARLLGAAVVIIGDVNPIRLAHAKAQGFEIADLSLDTPLHEQIAALLGEPEVDCAVDAVGFEARGHGHAGVKHEAPATVLNSLMGVVRVAGKIGIPGLYVTEDPGAVDAAAKMGSLSIRFGLGWAKSHSFHTGQTPVMKYNRQLMQAIMWDRIHIADIVGVEVISLDDAPRGYGEFDAGVPKKFVIDPHKLFSAA, encoded by the coding sequence ATGTCTGGCAATCGTGGTGTGGTGTATCTCGGCGCGGGCAAGGTCGAAGTACAGAAAATCGACTATCCGAAAATGCAGGACCCGCGCGGCCGGAAGATCGAACACGGGGTGATCCTGCGCGTGGTCTCCACCAACATCTGTGGTTCCGACCAGCACATGGTGCGCGGTCGTACCACGGCCCAGACCGGTCTGGTGCTGGGACACGAGATCACCGGTGAAGTGATCGAGAAGGGCAGCGACGTCGAGAACCTGAAAATCGGCGACCTGGTCTCGGTGCCGTTCAACGTGGCTTGCGGGCGCTGCCGTTCCTGCAAGGAAATGCACACCGGCGTGTGCCTGAGCGTGAACCCGGCTCGCCCGGGCGGCGCCTACGGTTATGTCGACATGGGCGACTGGACCGGTGGCCAGGCCGAGTACGCCATGGTGCCGTACGCCGACTTCAACCTGCTGAAACTGCCGGATCGCGACCGCGCCATGGAGAAGATCCGCGACCTGACCTGCCTCTCCGACATCCTCCCGACCGGTTATCACGGCGCCGTTACTGCCGGCGTTGGCCCGGGCAGCACCGTGTATGTGGCCGGTGCCGGCCCCGTCGGTCTGGCGGCCGCCGCGTCGGCACGCCTGCTGGGCGCCGCGGTGGTGATCATCGGTGACGTCAACCCGATCCGCCTGGCCCACGCCAAGGCTCAGGGTTTCGAAATCGCCGACCTGTCCCTCGATACCCCACTGCACGAACAGATCGCCGCGCTGCTGGGCGAGCCGGAAGTGGATTGCGCCGTCGACGCCGTGGGCTTCGAAGCCCGCGGCCACGGCCATGCTGGCGTGAAACACGAAGCCCCGGCCACCGTGCTCAACTCCCTGATGGGCGTGGTGCGTGTCGCTGGCAAGATCGGCATCCCGGGCCTCTACGTGACTGAAGACCCGGGTGCGGTGGACGCCGCCGCGAAAATGGGCAGCCTGAGCATCCGCTTTGGCCTGGGCTGGGCCAAATCCCACAGCTTCCACACCGGCCAGACCCCGGTGATGAAGTACAACCGCCAACTGATGCAGGCGATCATGTGGGACCGCATTCATATTGCCGACATCGTGGGTGTTGAGGTGATCAGCCTGGATGATGCGCCACGTGGTTATGGCGAATTCGATGCGGGTGTACCGAAGAAGTTTGTGATTGATCCGCATAAGTTGTTTAGTGCGGCCTAA
- the purU gene encoding formyltetrahydrofolate deformylase: MSRAPDTWILTADCPSVLGTVDAVTRFLFEQGCYVTEHHSFDDRLSGRFFIRVEFRQPEGFDEQSFRAGLAERGEAFGMIFELTPPHHRPKVVIMVSKADHCLNDLLYRQRIGQLSMDVAAVVSNHPDLKPLADWHGIPYYHFPLDPNDKPSQERQVWQVIEESGAELVILARYMQVLSPELCRKLDGKAINIHHSLLPGFKGAKPYHQAYNKGVKLVGATAHYINNDLDEGPIIAQGVEAVDHSHYPEDLIAKGRDIEGLTLARAVGYHIERRVFLNANRTVVL; this comes from the coding sequence ATGAGCCGCGCCCCAGACACATGGATTCTGACCGCCGACTGCCCCAGCGTCCTCGGCACCGTGGATGCGGTGACCCGCTTTCTGTTCGAGCAGGGCTGCTACGTCACCGAGCACCACTCCTTTGATGACCGGCTTTCGGGGCGTTTTTTCATTCGTGTGGAGTTTCGCCAGCCCGAGGGTTTCGACGAGCAATCGTTCCGCGCCGGTCTGGCCGAGCGCGGCGAAGCCTTCGGGATGATTTTCGAACTGACCCCGCCGCACCACCGGCCAAAAGTGGTGATCATGGTCTCCAAGGCCGATCACTGCCTCAACGATCTGCTCTACCGCCAACGCATCGGCCAGCTGTCGATGGACGTCGCGGCGGTGGTCTCCAACCACCCAGACCTCAAGCCCCTGGCCGACTGGCACGGCATTCCCTATTACCACTTCCCCCTCGACCCCAACGACAAGCCCTCGCAAGAGCGGCAGGTGTGGCAGGTGATCGAGGAGTCCGGTGCCGAACTGGTGATTCTTGCGCGTTATATGCAAGTGCTGTCGCCGGAACTGTGCCGCAAGCTCGACGGCAAGGCGATCAACATCCACCACTCGTTGCTGCCCGGTTTCAAGGGCGCCAAGCCCTATCACCAGGCTTACAACAAGGGCGTGAAGCTGGTCGGCGCCACGGCGCATTACATCAACAACGACCTGGACGAAGGCCCGATCATTGCCCAGGGCGTGGAGGCGGTGGATCACAGCCATTACCCCGAAGACCTGATCGCCAAGGGGCGGGATATCGAAGGCCTGACCCTGGCCCGGGCGGTGGGGTATCACATTGAGCGGCGGGTGTTCTTGAACGCCAATCGCACGGTCGTTCTTTAG
- a CDS encoding sarcosine oxidase subunit gamma encodes MTVANVYQQRPTTGAKAESSLQHADLASLVGKGRKNAGVIVREKKLLGHLTLRGDGHDAAFAAGVHKALGIELPGALSVIVKGETSLQWMGPDEWLLIVPSGEEFVAEQKLREALGELHIQIVNVSGGQQILELSGPNVRQVLMKSTSYDVHPNNFPVGKAVGTVFAKSQLVIRHTAEDTWELLIRRSFSDYWWLWLQDAAAEYGLSVQA; translated from the coding sequence ATGACCGTAGCCAATGTGTACCAACAACGCCCAACCACCGGGGCCAAGGCCGAGTCGTCGTTGCAGCATGCCGACCTCGCCAGCCTGGTGGGCAAGGGCCGCAAAAACGCCGGCGTGATCGTGCGTGAGAAAAAACTCCTCGGTCACCTGACCCTGCGTGGCGACGGCCACGATGCCGCGTTCGCCGCCGGTGTGCACAAGGCCCTGGGCATCGAGTTGCCGGGGGCGCTGAGCGTCATCGTCAAGGGTGAGACCAGCCTGCAATGGATGGGGCCGGATGAATGGCTGCTGATCGTTCCAAGCGGTGAAGAGTTCGTCGCCGAGCAGAAGCTGCGTGAAGCCCTGGGCGAGTTGCACATCCAGATCGTCAACGTCAGCGGTGGTCAGCAGATCCTCGAACTGAGCGGCCCGAACGTGCGCCAGGTGCTGATGAAATCCACCAGCTACGACGTGCACCCCAACAATTTCCCGGTGGGCAAGGCGGTGGGCACGGTGTTCGCCAAGTCGCAACTGGTGATCCGCCACACCGCAGAAGACACCTGGGAATTGCTGATCCGTCGCAGCTTCTCGGATTACTGGTGGTTGTGGTTGCAGGATGCGGCAGCCGAGTACGGGCTTAGCGTTCAGGCTTGA